A part of Bacillota bacterium genomic DNA contains:
- a CDS encoding TetR/AcrR family transcriptional regulator: MDMDTDMETGERSDVGMGAEEARPSCEPKDARKRELILDAAQQVFSKKGFHQATVEEIADAAGVGKGTVYLYFPSKKEILVAMIEERLREFTRELKERVEAVAAGLRTCTEKLRQAILFQMEVLRKSQDFLTVMSGDIGELGQELDKRTKDARRAFVGVMEAIISEGMRSGEFRNIDPRLASYAVEGMIIHGAMGLTIGQGAQMSDEHISQVVDLCLNGIALQEGDARV; encoded by the coding sequence ATGGACATGGACACGGACATGGAAACGGGCGAGCGCTCGGACGTGGGCATGGGCGCGGAGGAAGCGCGGCCCTCTTGCGAACCCAAAGATGCGCGGAAGCGCGAGCTCATCCTGGACGCGGCTCAGCAGGTGTTTTCGAAGAAAGGCTTTCACCAGGCCACCGTCGAGGAGATCGCGGATGCGGCAGGCGTGGGGAAGGGCACGGTCTATCTGTATTTCCCAAGCAAGAAAGAGATCCTCGTCGCCATGATCGAGGAGCGGCTCAGGGAGTTCACGAGAGAGCTCAAGGAACGCGTCGAAGCTGTTGCGGCTGGCCTCCGGACATGCACTGAGAAGCTCCGCCAGGCGATCCTGTTTCAGATGGAAGTCCTCCGGAAGTCGCAGGACTTCCTCACCGTGATGTCAGGGGATATCGGTGAGCTCGGGCAGGAGCTTGACAAGCGCACCAAAGACGCGCGGCGTGCGTTCGTCGGCGTGATGGAGGCGATCATCAGTGAGGGGATGCGTAGCGGTGAGTTCCGGAACATAGACCCGCGCTTGGCCTCATATGCCGTAGAAGGGATGATCATACACGGCGCCATGGGCTTGACCATAGGACAGGGTGCCCAGATGTCAGACGAGCACATCTCGCAAGTGGTGGACCTCTGTCTCAACGGCATAGCCCTTCAGGAGGGCGATGCGCGCGTGTGA
- a CDS encoding outer membrane lipoprotein-sorting protein, with protein sequence MLCEMRRQQRGSAKAALARVAACALLTGLLAVACVPLASGRAGAADLTAQQILDKIEGTTMLTGNGSATIELITENKRGQQRSNKLKVYRAKDSDGTDKQLLEYLSPADVAGTKLLSITGGGQESQIWLFMPALGRERRIAGTETRSKFMGTDFTYEEISGGSTYKENYKAERLADEDLGGRGCYVLRLTPSTESDYAYVKMWVWRDEFIPLKIEFYNKDGKVRKVLSNLDLKKNSKGKWEPSTLEMSDVAAGTKTTIKILEISDKPVSDEYFTVRYLRRR encoded by the coding sequence GTGCTCTGTGAGATGCGACGGCAACAAAGGGGATCGGCCAAGGCAGCATTGGCGCGGGTGGCGGCCTGCGCACTGCTGACCGGGTTGTTGGCTGTGGCGTGTGTCCCTCTGGCCTCGGGCCGGGCGGGCGCGGCGGATCTGACCGCTCAGCAGATCCTGGACAAGATCGAGGGCACGACCATGCTCACGGGGAACGGGTCGGCCACGATCGAGCTTATCACCGAGAACAAGCGTGGCCAGCAGAGAAGCAATAAGCTCAAAGTCTACCGGGCCAAGGACTCCGACGGCACGGATAAGCAACTCCTCGAGTACCTGTCGCCTGCGGACGTTGCGGGTACCAAGCTCCTCAGCATAACCGGGGGCGGCCAGGAAAGCCAGATCTGGCTCTTCATGCCCGCCCTGGGGAGGGAGCGAAGGATCGCTGGCACCGAGACGCGTTCCAAGTTCATGGGGACGGACTTCACGTATGAGGAGATATCCGGTGGCTCTACATACAAAGAGAACTACAAGGCCGAGAGATTGGCGGATGAGGATCTGGGCGGCCGTGGCTGCTACGTGCTGCGCCTTACGCCTTCCACGGAGAGTGACTACGCTTACGTGAAGATGTGGGTTTGGCGTGACGAGTTCATTCCGCTAAAGATCGAGTTCTACAACAAAGACGGCAAGGTGCGCAAGGTCCTTTCGAATCTCGACCTCAAGAAGAACAGCAAGGGCAAGTGGGAGCCCTCGACGCTCGAGATGAGCGATGTTGCTGCGGGGACGAAAACGACAATAAAGATCCTGGAGATCTCGGACAAACCTGTATCCGATGAATACTTCACCGTCCGTTACTTAAGGCGACGCTAG
- a CDS encoding RND family transporter gives MERLARAIVRHPERVVIALCALTLVFACFLPRVHLKTDTASFAPHDDPVIKELTETVEDFGSQDVMMVVLEGDVFTPEALAKVRRLADGIAGLDGVDRVMTPLDADVVRGDEFGLQIAPVTDHVPETPEEVEAFREALASTAQGSAMVASNDKAMAIFVTLEPDVMASDRAQELAGEIEALVRSEETEGQKIYIVGEAYMGYCASRNMRRDLKFLFPLAIAVVVASLYVSFGSMSDVGALLGSIVMSVIWTVGLMAALGYDITIVSMMLPTILVSMGSAAGIHILNRFHEETRLGTPVDESIVKIVTQLTSPISMTTLTTAAGFASFVTSFVPPVREFGGFSAVGIILNMLISLTWIPSVLAIRAKRMAVHARQEQPCQRPDLSAAALRTDVAGVVVAGDGGDVPAGGGGAPHSEGRACSDSEGDRRSPLQRLLDATGRLVVTHPWAIICGAVVVTAVFAAGIPGLVVETNFLQYFRQDSPVVQGTKAVEKYFGGTLGLSVMVDTGEPDGVKDPAILNRMLELEDRLRELREVSEPTSVAGLICDVNQALNGNDPAYHKIPDSREAVAQELLLFTMQGGSGLDTMVSYDFQKALVSTRIVNLPTSQLHRVISAVEDVVAEVFDGTNVKTTVVGLPKVLQRLMDRFMDSQIKSLVVSMVGVWAVVALITGSAWLGLLCLVALFITVIVNFGFMSFINIPLDVVTIMISGVAIGVGVDYSIHVLSRYRLELRGGMGREAALAKVVGSTGRGVFFNAATLVLGFGLLVFSSFKAISIFGLLVAATMFTSALGALLVLPAVLRLVAPESVRDAGFGGKRGRALPGAAGGAAH, from the coding sequence GTGGAAAGACTTGCGCGGGCTATTGTGAGACACCCCGAGAGGGTTGTTATCGCGCTCTGTGCGTTGACGCTGGTGTTTGCCTGCTTCCTACCGCGAGTGCACCTGAAGACGGACACTGCCTCGTTTGCTCCGCATGACGACCCAGTCATCAAAGAGCTTACCGAGACCGTGGAGGACTTCGGCTCGCAGGATGTCATGATGGTCGTTCTCGAGGGGGACGTTTTCACGCCGGAGGCCCTTGCCAAGGTCCGCCGCCTCGCAGACGGCATCGCGGGCCTGGACGGGGTGGACCGGGTGATGACCCCGCTTGATGCGGATGTCGTCCGCGGGGACGAATTCGGCCTCCAGATCGCTCCCGTTACCGACCACGTACCTGAAACGCCGGAGGAGGTGGAGGCTTTTCGGGAAGCCCTCGCGTCCACAGCGCAGGGCTCTGCTATGGTCGCCTCTAATGACAAGGCCATGGCCATATTCGTAACCCTTGAGCCTGATGTGATGGCCTCCGACAGGGCTCAAGAACTGGCAGGCGAGATAGAGGCCCTGGTGAGATCGGAGGAGACCGAGGGACAGAAGATATACATAGTCGGCGAGGCCTACATGGGTTACTGCGCGTCCCGGAACATGCGTCGAGATCTCAAATTCCTGTTCCCGCTCGCCATCGCCGTGGTGGTGGCCTCGCTCTATGTGAGCTTCGGAAGCATGTCCGACGTCGGTGCGCTCCTCGGGAGCATCGTGATGAGCGTCATATGGACCGTAGGCCTCATGGCTGCCTTGGGCTACGACATCACAATCGTGTCCATGATGTTGCCGACCATCCTCGTATCCATGGGCAGCGCCGCGGGCATCCACATCCTCAACCGCTTCCACGAGGAAACGAGGTTGGGGACGCCCGTCGATGAGTCGATCGTGAAGATAGTAACCCAGCTCACGAGCCCGATATCCATGACGACCCTCACCACCGCCGCGGGCTTCGCGTCCTTCGTCACGTCCTTCGTGCCCCCTGTTAGAGAGTTCGGCGGCTTCAGTGCCGTCGGCATCATCCTCAACATGCTGATCTCGCTTACCTGGATACCGTCGGTGCTGGCGATACGGGCGAAGCGCATGGCCGTTCACGCGCGGCAGGAGCAGCCCTGCCAGCGACCTGACCTCAGTGCCGCGGCCCTCCGCACGGACGTTGCAGGGGTCGTGGTTGCCGGAGACGGGGGAGACGTGCCGGCTGGGGGCGGCGGTGCGCCGCACAGTGAGGGCAGGGCGTGTAGCGACAGCGAGGGCGATAGGCGTTCTCCACTCCAAAGACTGCTTGACGCCACCGGAAGGCTTGTCGTGACGCATCCATGGGCGATAATATGCGGAGCGGTCGTGGTGACCGCGGTCTTTGCCGCCGGGATCCCCGGGCTTGTGGTGGAGACGAACTTCCTCCAGTACTTCAGGCAGGATAGTCCTGTAGTTCAAGGCACCAAGGCCGTGGAAAAGTATTTCGGCGGGACCCTCGGCCTATCCGTGATGGTGGACACGGGTGAGCCGGACGGCGTCAAGGACCCGGCGATCCTCAACCGCATGCTGGAGTTGGAGGACAGGCTCAGAGAGCTGCGCGAGGTAAGCGAGCCGACCTCAGTGGCGGGTCTTATCTGCGATGTGAACCAGGCCCTGAACGGCAACGACCCGGCATACCACAAGATCCCGGACAGCCGGGAGGCTGTGGCCCAGGAGCTCCTGCTCTTCACGATGCAGGGCGGCTCGGGCCTCGACACGATGGTGAGCTACGACTTTCAGAAGGCGCTCGTTAGCACGAGGATCGTCAATCTTCCCACGTCCCAGCTGCACCGCGTGATAAGCGCGGTCGAGGATGTCGTGGCTGAGGTCTTCGACGGCACGAATGTCAAGACAACGGTGGTGGGGTTGCCCAAAGTCCTGCAAAGGCTCATGGACAGGTTCATGGACAGCCAGATCAAGAGCCTGGTCGTGTCCATGGTGGGCGTGTGGGCTGTCGTTGCCCTGATCACGGGTTCGGCGTGGCTCGGGCTCCTGTGCCTCGTGGCTCTCTTCATCACCGTGATCGTGAACTTTGGGTTCATGTCCTTCATCAACATCCCCCTCGACGTAGTGACGATAATGATATCGGGCGTAGCCATCGGTGTGGGCGTCGACTACTCGATCCACGTCCTGAGCCGGTACCGTCTGGAGCTTCGAGGTGGAATGGGGAGAGAGGCCGCGCTCGCAAAGGTTGTGGGGTCCACGGGCCGGGGCGTGTTCTTCAATGCCGCTACCTTGGTCCTTGGGTTCGGGCTCCTCGTTTTCTCGAGCTTCAAGGCGATCTCCATATTCGGCCTTTTGGTGGCGGCTACGATGTTCACGAGCGCGCTCGGTGCCCTGCTCGTGCTGCCCGCGGTGCTGAGGCTCGTGGCGCCCGAGAGCGTGCGTGACGCAGGGTTCGGCGGAAAGCGGGGGCGCGCGCTGCCGGGCGCAGCCGGAGGCGCGGCGCACTGA
- a CDS encoding (2Fe-2S) ferredoxin domain-containing protein, which translates to MVTIWVCVGSSCFLRGAPDVIKAFEEEIERRAPRQVELKGTFCQDLCTMGVTVRIESKVFTAVKPDDVPRLFEEEVVPLIEGGCGRSCGGSLGDS; encoded by the coding sequence GTGGTAACGATCTGGGTCTGTGTTGGTAGCTCGTGCTTCCTGCGAGGCGCCCCCGACGTGATCAAAGCGTTTGAGGAGGAGATCGAGCGGAGGGCGCCGCGCCAGGTTGAGCTCAAGGGCACGTTCTGCCAGGACCTCTGCACCATGGGGGTCACGGTGAGGATCGAGAGCAAGGTTTTCACCGCCGTGAAGCCCGATGATGTGCCGAGGCTGTTCGAGGAGGAGGTCGTGCCCCTGATCGAAGGCGGTTGCGGAAGGAGCTGTGGCGGTTCGCTGGGGGACTCGTGA
- a CDS encoding 2Fe-2S iron-sulfur cluster binding domain-containing protein codes for MPHVTVDGQRVEINGEKNILEVVRKAGIELPTFCYHSELSVYGACRMCAVEVDGMGLVAACSTPPADGMVIHTNTERTLRLRRMVIELLLANHHRDCTTCEKNGMCKLQSLAYRLGVRKVRFGEREEMLPIDDANPSVVRDPNKCILCGDCVRVCSEIQGIGVLDFAGRGSRTCVSPAFGRKLSEVECVYCGQCVAVCPTGALTGKPEAEAVWSALHDPSKTVVAQVAPAVRVALGEVFGGKPGEIGTGKVVAALRRLGFAKVFDTVFGADLTAVEECHEFLGRLEKGQDLPQFTSCCPGWVKFMEQYYPDMLPNLSTCRSPQQMFGSVIKRFYSKELGVRPEDVFVVSIMPCTAKKFEATRPEFASDGGVRDVDAVLSTNELGMLLKQAGIVFDELEEEGFDQPFGLTTGGGVIFGVTGGVAEAVLRTAAACLGVEPGRVDFQEVRGFEGTREATVRLGDVEIRVAVVHGLANARRLVEAVRRKEVCYNLVEVMACPGGCVGGGGQPYPNDVAARKARGKGLYRADRTMQLRSPSENLAVARLYERYLGEPGSEAAHKALHTTYGPRRRISGDMRLNGAVPGALDVSVCVGTGCYLRGSYDVIDTFTRLAESDEFAGRVNLRATFCLEHCDRGVSIKVGDEIITGVTPENAERVFMEQVAPRLPGETCRACRA; via the coding sequence ATGCCGCATGTGACGGTTGATGGCCAAAGGGTTGAGATAAACGGCGAGAAGAACATCCTCGAGGTGGTGCGCAAGGCGGGAATCGAGCTCCCCACGTTCTGTTACCACTCGGAGCTCTCCGTCTACGGCGCGTGCCGGATGTGCGCCGTGGAGGTGGACGGCATGGGGCTCGTCGCGGCATGTTCCACGCCGCCAGCGGACGGAATGGTGATTCACACGAACACCGAAAGGACGCTGAGGCTGCGCCGGATGGTGATCGAGCTCCTCCTGGCCAATCACCATAGGGATTGCACCACTTGCGAGAAGAACGGCATGTGCAAGCTGCAGAGCCTCGCGTACCGGCTGGGCGTGAGAAAGGTCAGGTTCGGGGAGCGGGAGGAGATGCTTCCCATAGACGACGCGAACCCCTCGGTCGTCCGGGACCCGAACAAGTGCATCCTCTGCGGGGACTGCGTGAGAGTGTGCTCCGAGATCCAGGGCATAGGCGTCCTGGACTTCGCGGGGCGTGGGTCCCGCACGTGCGTGAGCCCGGCGTTCGGGCGCAAGCTCTCCGAGGTCGAGTGCGTGTACTGCGGTCAGTGCGTAGCTGTATGCCCCACGGGAGCGCTCACCGGCAAACCGGAGGCTGAGGCTGTGTGGTCGGCGCTTCACGACCCGTCGAAGACCGTGGTGGCACAGGTGGCGCCGGCGGTGCGCGTCGCGCTGGGCGAGGTCTTCGGCGGCAAGCCCGGCGAGATCGGGACGGGCAAGGTGGTGGCTGCCCTGCGGAGGCTGGGCTTCGCGAAGGTGTTTGACACCGTGTTCGGGGCCGACCTCACGGCTGTGGAGGAGTGCCACGAGTTCCTGGGCCGGCTCGAGAAGGGGCAGGACCTCCCACAGTTCACGTCATGCTGCCCGGGATGGGTCAAGTTCATGGAACAGTACTACCCTGACATGCTGCCGAACCTGTCCACGTGCAGGTCGCCGCAGCAGATGTTCGGTTCGGTCATAAAGCGTTTCTACTCGAAGGAGCTCGGCGTGCGGCCGGAGGACGTCTTCGTGGTCTCAATCATGCCGTGCACGGCGAAGAAGTTTGAGGCCACGAGGCCCGAGTTCGCGTCGGACGGCGGCGTTCGCGACGTGGACGCGGTTTTGTCCACGAACGAGCTTGGCATGCTCTTGAAGCAGGCCGGCATAGTCTTCGACGAGCTGGAGGAGGAAGGCTTCGACCAGCCCTTCGGCCTTACGACCGGCGGCGGGGTCATATTCGGCGTGACCGGCGGCGTGGCCGAGGCGGTCCTGCGGACGGCAGCCGCTTGCCTCGGGGTCGAGCCGGGCAGGGTAGACTTCCAGGAGGTGCGCGGGTTCGAGGGCACGCGCGAGGCGACGGTGCGCCTGGGAGACGTCGAGATACGTGTGGCCGTGGTCCACGGCCTCGCGAACGCCCGGAGGCTGGTCGAGGCGGTGCGGAGGAAAGAAGTATGTTACAATCTGGTTGAGGTCATGGCTTGCCCCGGCGGGTGCGTCGGAGGCGGCGGGCAGCCGTACCCGAACGACGTCGCGGCCCGAAAGGCAAGAGGGAAAGGCCTCTACCGGGCGGATAGGACCATGCAGCTCCGCAGCCCCAGCGAGAACCTGGCGGTTGCGAGGCTCTACGAGAGATACCTGGGCGAGCCTGGGAGCGAGGCCGCCCACAAGGCGCTCCACACGACGTACGGTCCGCGCAGGCGGATATCCGGCGACATGAGGCTGAATGGCGCGGTGCCGGGAGCCCTCGACGTTTCCGTGTGTGTTGGCACCGGGTGCTACCTGCGGGGGTCGTACGACGTGATCGACACGTTCACGAGACTTGCCGAGAGCGACGAGTTCGCGGGGCGCGTCAACCTGAGGGCCACGTTCTGCCTGGAGCACTGTGACCGCGGGGTCTCAATCAAAGTTGGCGACGAGATCATCACCGGGGTCACTCCGGAAAACGCGGAGCGTGTCTTCATGGAGCAGGTCGCGCCGCGGCTGCCGGGCGAGACATGCCGGGCATGTCGAGCGTGA
- a CDS encoding SpoIIE family protein phosphatase, translated as MVDLSTKLRVELGVSQLNKHGEELCGDSVEIGEGPDSTIVVLSDGLGSGVKANILSSLTVRMIATMLKGGLALEDVIDALARTLPVCEKRHLAYSTFSILQIFCDGSAHIAEYDGPPAFIGRGRDLVSVPRSDRVVGGRVVKEAFFSVQDGDWIVMVSDGVLHAGIGGVWNIGWGWDRVAEYVRSVAGWAETAQEFAEEIARVTGKLYGEKPGDDATVVAVRVRRARSLTMLVGPPVDRRDDPEVVAELMQETGKKVVCGGTTGNMVARILGKPITVDLSSEDRRVPPTAEIEGIDLVTEGMLTLSYTLEKLKAGTRLRDVAWKKDGASRLAAALLEADSVRIIVGRAINPAHQSPDVPVTLALKQKIVDELAQVLRGMGKRVVVEYH; from the coding sequence ATGGTGGACCTCAGCACAAAGCTCCGGGTTGAGCTCGGAGTAAGCCAGCTGAACAAGCACGGTGAGGAGCTCTGCGGCGACAGCGTCGAGATCGGCGAGGGGCCCGACTCCACCATCGTGGTCCTATCTGACGGGCTCGGGAGCGGGGTCAAGGCCAACATTCTGTCCTCGCTCACCGTCAGGATGATCGCCACGATGCTCAAGGGCGGGCTTGCCCTCGAGGACGTCATCGATGCGCTTGCCCGCACGCTTCCCGTGTGCGAGAAGCGGCACCTTGCATACTCCACGTTCAGCATCCTTCAGATCTTCTGCGATGGCTCCGCTCACATCGCCGAGTACGACGGCCCGCCCGCGTTCATCGGGCGGGGGCGCGACCTTGTGTCCGTGCCGAGATCAGACCGCGTGGTCGGCGGGCGCGTGGTCAAAGAGGCTTTCTTCTCCGTCCAGGACGGGGACTGGATCGTGATGGTGAGCGACGGGGTCCTGCACGCTGGCATCGGCGGCGTGTGGAACATCGGCTGGGGATGGGACAGGGTGGCGGAATACGTCAGGTCCGTGGCGGGCTGGGCCGAGACGGCACAGGAGTTTGCCGAGGAGATCGCCAGGGTCACCGGCAAGCTGTACGGCGAGAAACCCGGCGACGACGCTACGGTCGTGGCAGTGCGCGTGAGGCGGGCGCGAAGCCTGACGATGCTGGTGGGCCCGCCCGTTGACCGAAGAGACGATCCCGAGGTTGTGGCCGAGCTCATGCAGGAGACGGGGAAGAAGGTCGTTTGCGGCGGCACCACCGGGAATATGGTCGCGCGCATCCTCGGGAAACCCATCACGGTGGACCTCAGTTCCGAGGATAGGCGCGTGCCTCCCACCGCTGAGATCGAGGGCATAGACCTCGTCACCGAGGGCATGCTCACGCTGTCGTACACGCTGGAGAAACTCAAGGCGGGCACGAGGCTGCGCGACGTAGCGTGGAAGAAGGACGGGGCGAGTCGGCTTGCCGCCGCGCTTCTAGAGGCCGACAGCGTCCGCATCATCGTGGGGCGGGCCATCAACCCCGCGCACCAGAGCCCCGACGTGCCGGTCACCCTCGCGCTGAAGCAGAAGATCGTCGACGAGCTGGCCCAAGTCCTCAGGGGGATGGGCAAGAGAGTGGTCGTCGAGTATCATTGA
- a CDS encoding PAS domain-containing protein — protein sequence MSVIETIEAKCKDCYKCLRSCPVKAIRMERGSAPHELHARVAEERCIFDGTCVLVCPQKAKRVASDLDKVRSLIASGVKVAASLAPSFASAFPAANPLAIPAALRHLGFHIVQETAVGAELVSAEHARLFRETGGPLISSSCPAVVNLIERHYPEAITYLAPVVSPMIAHGRFLKRLVPGVKVAFIGPCIAKHQERAVPGVDDAVDFVLTFDELAGLFKRDGIDLTRVPPGEFDGPLPDLARLFPVGGGLLKASLLSTDMLDCGVLSVSGVNNCREVLRWFVETLHGGDYEAVRGATRQSRSELPRLVEMLACEGGCINGPMNPAREDIYARRARVLEYVRLRSGSRSGSRPSESRVPGDLGCDDEQRAGSRVRALTEPAIELPRHLLQRSYRDLRPEAFVPDEDAIKAVLAKTGKFTREDELNCGACGYDSCRDKAIAVLQGMADPEMCIPYMRERAESMANVFVASAPYGIIVVDEDEVIRDLNTAAERMFRRSRHEVVGGKLAALMDPSTFRQVLAEKTAVQVEVAYPELGLVTRQTIFYEPDERLAMGVIADISDEKRQAAHLQKLRAETLEKAQGVIDKQMEVAQKIAGLLGETTAETKVLLTRLMNVFREEGTQNGGPQHKAPG from the coding sequence ATGAGCGTGATCGAGACCATAGAGGCGAAATGCAAGGACTGCTATAAGTGTCTCAGGTCGTGCCCGGTGAAAGCCATCAGGATGGAGCGGGGAAGTGCGCCCCACGAGCTCCACGCCAGGGTGGCCGAGGAGAGGTGCATTTTTGATGGCACGTGCGTCCTCGTCTGCCCGCAGAAGGCCAAAAGGGTCGCGAGCGACCTCGACAAGGTGCGATCGCTCATCGCAAGCGGGGTGAAAGTCGCCGCAAGCCTCGCGCCTTCGTTTGCGTCCGCCTTCCCCGCCGCAAACCCGCTGGCCATCCCGGCGGCCCTTCGCCACCTGGGTTTCCACATCGTGCAGGAGACCGCCGTGGGCGCCGAACTCGTGAGCGCCGAGCACGCACGGCTTTTCCGCGAGACCGGCGGCCCCCTCATCTCAAGCTCCTGCCCGGCGGTGGTGAACCTCATCGAGCGTCATTATCCCGAGGCCATTACATACCTTGCGCCCGTCGTGTCTCCCATGATCGCCCACGGCCGCTTTCTCAAACGGCTCGTGCCGGGCGTGAAGGTGGCCTTCATCGGCCCGTGCATCGCCAAGCACCAAGAGCGGGCGGTGCCAGGGGTCGACGACGCCGTGGATTTCGTGCTCACTTTCGACGAGCTTGCGGGGCTTTTCAAACGGGACGGAATAGACCTCACGCGGGTGCCGCCAGGAGAGTTCGACGGGCCACTGCCCGACCTCGCTCGCCTCTTTCCCGTAGGCGGCGGCCTCCTGAAGGCCTCGCTCCTCAGCACGGACATGCTCGACTGCGGGGTGTTGTCGGTGTCAGGCGTGAACAACTGCCGCGAGGTGCTGCGCTGGTTCGTCGAAACCCTCCACGGCGGGGATTACGAAGCGGTCCGCGGCGCGACCCGGCAATCGCGCTCAGAGCTGCCGCGCTTGGTGGAGATGCTCGCTTGTGAAGGCGGGTGCATCAACGGGCCCATGAACCCGGCCCGCGAGGACATCTACGCGCGCAGGGCGAGGGTGCTCGAGTACGTGAGGTTGCGGTCTGGGTCGCGGTCCGGCTCGCGGCCGAGCGAGTCTCGTGTGCCCGGCGATCTCGGCTGCGATGACGAGCAGCGGGCGGGGTCCCGCGTACGGGCTCTCACGGAGCCGGCGATCGAGTTACCCAGACACCTCCTCCAGAGGTCGTACCGGGACCTTCGCCCCGAGGCGTTCGTCCCCGACGAGGACGCCATCAAGGCGGTCCTCGCCAAGACCGGGAAGTTCACGCGTGAGGACGAGCTCAACTGCGGTGCGTGCGGCTACGATTCCTGCCGCGACAAGGCCATCGCGGTTCTTCAGGGGATGGCTGATCCGGAGATGTGCATCCCGTACATGCGCGAGCGGGCGGAGTCCATGGCGAACGTCTTCGTGGCTTCCGCGCCATACGGGATCATCGTGGTGGACGAGGACGAGGTGATCCGCGACCTAAATACGGCGGCCGAGCGGATGTTCAGGCGGTCCAGGCACGAGGTAGTGGGCGGAAAGCTCGCCGCGCTCATGGACCCCTCGACCTTCCGGCAGGTCCTCGCCGAGAAGACCGCCGTTCAGGTTGAGGTCGCCTATCCCGAGCTTGGCCTCGTCACCAGGCAGACCATATTCTACGAGCCTGACGAAAGGCTCGCGATGGGGGTCATCGCGGATATCTCCGACGAGAAGAGACAGGCGGCTCACCTTCAGAAGCTGCGCGCCGAGACCCTGGAGAAGGCGCAGGGTGTGATAGACAAGCAGATGGAGGTCGCGCAGAAGATCGCCGGCCTTCTCGGCGAGACCACCGCTGAGACCAAGGTCCTCTTGACGCGGCTGATGAACGTGTTCAGGGAGGAAGGCACGCAGAATGGTGGACCTCAGCACAAAGCTCCGGGTTGA